The following is a genomic window from Episyrphus balteatus chromosome 1, idEpiBalt1.1, whole genome shotgun sequence.
tcttcgaagaaaattaaataaagaccTTAAATTCACCCTTGACCGTTGAATGTTCTGTTCAAATCAAAAGTGTAGTGGACTAATATTGCAGTTTTAACAATATCTTAGAAGATTCGAAGAGCAAAAATTGATCCAGAATACCTTTGACATCGATACGATATAGGTAATCGGAAGGACAAAACTGTATCGAATTTAGTAAAAGTGTATTTGTGTACTTAAGCCAAGTCAAGTGTATCGAAAAAAGTACAATCGTATCGACTTTTGCAACCCAGCCCGACACTGGTATTTCATCGAAAGCCATGAGCATCATGAACAGTTTTGTAAATGATATCTTCGAAAGGATTGCCGCTGAAGCTTCGCGTTTAGCTCACTACAATAAACGCTCAACAATCACAAGTCGGGAGATCCAAACTGCCGTGCGATTGTTGTTGCCTGGTGAACTTGCCAAGCACGCTGTTAGTGAAGGAACTAAGGCAGTTACCAAATACACAAGCtcgaagtaatttatttactgaatttcttcaataaatggcCCTTTTCAGGGccgcaaaaatatcaaaaagagatACCAaccaaattcacaaaaaaaatctatgatttCTATTAGGGAATttatgtatattgaaaaaaaaaaaattaaatcattctaTTCTcgcattgattttgtttgagaaaattatgtagcgtcgatatgttttttttttttgagaaaactaagtatcgtcgacatattttttttaattttttttttcttttgagaaaACTATGcagcgtcgtcggtcgtcgccaTGTTTTTTTCTCGAGAAAACTATCGAgcatcgacatttttttttagaatattgtAGCATCGATATAATTGTATTGAcataaatttgtaataaaattgaaaatcatcaCATTCTTCGCAtttaatttctaaaattgtttgcagtttgaataaaaatcatagactccatacaaaaaaaaaaacctaaactaaAACTGTTCTGTTTGGATTTGAAGGAAAAACCTacttcttttctttgttttttttcaatttgtagcAATTGAAGTTTGaatctctttgaaaaaaaatttgtagtccTGAAAAGGACTGTGGTTTTgtatattaatttcaaatttatattgaaattacttCTTAGCCTTCTTGGCAGCAACCGCCTTTTTGGGTTTAGCTGCAGATGCTGTCGCTGATTTTGCTTTTGGTACTTTTGGCTTGGGAGCAGCGGCCTTTGCTTTAGTTGGTTTAGCTTTGACTGCGGTAGTTTTCTTAGCACTTTTTACCTTTGGCTTTTCTACCTTCTTTTTATCGGCAGTCTTTTTTGTAGTGGCAGCAGCTTTCTTCACTTTCTTCTCACCAGCAGccttcttcaattttttgtcaCCAGCTGCAGCGGCTTTTGGTTTAGCAGCAGATTTTTTCTTCTCGGCGGACTTTGCTTTTGGTTCCTTGCTTGCTAATGCAGACAATTTGAAAGAACCAGCAGCACCCTTTCCTTTTGTTTGCACTAATTTACCACTAATCACAGCacttttcaagtattttttgataaatggaGCAAGTTTTTGAACGTCCACCTTGTAAGTAGCTGCGATGTATTTTTTGATAGCCAACAACGAAGAGCCACCACGTTCCTTCAATGTCTTGATGGCGGCATCAACCATTTGCTGAGTAGGAGGATGAGTTGGAGTTGATTTTGGTTTCTTTGAACCACTGGCAGCAGCCTTCTTgggttttttttctgcaacaaCGGCAGGAGATGCAGCGACAGTATcggacattttgatttttttattaaaatataactttcaatataataaaacacttttaagaattcactttttttttggtaatcttCAAGCGAAATATCAACTCATAGACTTGAATTGATGAGAATCAACGAGAACGaaggtatacaaaattttcatttatttgaacGCTTTTACACTGTTGCATCCTTAGGTTAGTctgaaaaattaaagatttttcatatttttagctagaattttacaaaaaaactaataaactaTATTCATACAATATaatagtttattatttaaatattttttccaaaaaataacttCCAGTTATGGCACAAACTACATTTGAAGTCAatgattgatgtttttttttcaatacttacgTTTAAGAACGCTTataatttaacaacaaaatatattttcttatcaaaattaacttttttatattgttaatagttCAACTAACTAAATTGTTGCAAAATTTGagcaaaaaacaataacatttcttttaaaatcaattaaaactatttgagtAATGAAACGCGTCTTTCACTTTCTCTAGGCGGTggcattttgttacaaaattagtttttcatttatacaatgacaaaataaacaaaatatatcattaaaaattacttaataaataaataatcacataaatatcaattttacatCTAGATTAGAttaaggtttgtttttattttgctaaAGTTTTATATATACAATTGTCTTAAAACTAGGCTTATAATTAACTATTACTAGATTGTTGGCTCAGAAGGGGCCTAACTTATTTCTACTGGCTAAAAGGAtggttttataaaatataaatacatatttttgtcgACTTAATCTAAtacatgaaaatttaaattgaaaaataaatgtcttgttaaataaaatagaaaattaattataactcAGGGTTTTTATCCCCTGTCGTGTCCGCTGTCCGCTCTTTCGTAGAAAGGTCTTCCTTCGTTGAATAGTACATCCTGGAATCTGGCATCGATTATCGCTCTTGGGTGTAGGTACCTTTGGCTGGTGAGAATTTCGTCCTGTAGCAGTTGTTGTACTTCCGGGTTTGGATGTCCTTCGAGGTTCCTCAAAATTCGGCTGGATAGTTCCATCATATGCTGGTCGATTGGGATGATGTCAGCTGCCTCGTACAGCTTCTTATTTGGCCAGTACTTCCTCGTTAGGGGGTTCCGATATAGTCCAGTGCAAACTCTGAGTATTTTCCTCTCGAAGAGTTTGATCTTCTTCATGGCTGATGGTGAAATTGTGAACCAGACCGGGCAGGCATAGGTGATGACGGGCCTGATGAGCTGCTTGTAGAGGAGTAGTTTTGTCTTCTTGGAGAGTCCATACTGCTTCCTTAGTAGAGGATGTATAAGGTGAAACGAAAAACTGGCGCGTTTCAATATAGCTGCAGCGTGTTTGTTAAACTTCATCCGGTTGGTGAAGTTTACTCCCAGGTATTTGGCTCTGTCCTTTGTTGTAACTACCGTGTTGTCAGGAAATCCTATGGTGATGTTCCGGCTCCTTTCGGCGATCCTTCTTCGGGCCCTCGTCCTTGTCTGTGGTGGTCTGAAACAAATTAGCTCCGTCTTGCTGGCGTTGATCTTCAATCCCCATTTGAGGTAGTAGTTCCAGAGATTGTAGATGTGCTCCTGCACTCTACGGGCTGCTATCTCCGGTGATAAAGATGTTGAGTATGTGATGGAGTCATCTGCGTACAGTTTGGTCCTCGTGCCTGGCGGGTTTTCGGGTTGATCTGCTGTAAAAATATTGAAGAGAAAAGGGCCTAATCTTGACCCTTGCGGAACTCCGGCCTTAATGGGTCGTAGTCCTGACTTGTCGCTGGAAACCTGTACAAAGAAGAGACGATTAGTTAGAAAATTTTGGATGATTTTTACCAGATATCCTGGGAAGCCAAATTCCATTAGCTTAAAGATGAGTCCTTTGATCCAGACGCTGTCAAATGCCTTCTCGATGTCTATCAGGCATGCTACGGTGGTTTCCTTTTTGTTCAATCCCACGGTGATGTTGCTGTGAAGTCCAAGAAGAGGATGAATTGTCGAGTGCTTGCCCATGAATCCATACTGGAAGTTTGGTATTATATTTCTTTCTAAGCAGAAACTTTTTACCTTTCTCAGTAGTAGACTCTCAAGTACTTTGCTAACACAGCAAAGTAGTGAGATGGGCCTGTATCCTTCCACGGTGTTCCTGTCGGTCTTCTTTGGTACTGGAACAATCCTTGCTGTTTTCCATGCTGCCGGAAAATAGCCGTTGTTTAGGCAGTTGTTGAAGATGACTGTCAGCAGGAAGAGGGCGATGTTCGGCAACTTTTTCAAGACAAAGTTGGAAATGCCGTCTGGTCCTGTTGACTTCTTTGAATTTCCTGTGATGATGGTCTCACGGATGTCTTCGGTGTTGGTGAAAACGTCGTTGTTGATGGGGTTGTGGGCAGGATTTTCCTCGCTGAATGTTGTTATTGATGTCTGGTGTCCTTCAATCACTCTTGCTTCTACTTCCATCATGAATTCCGGGAGATGAACTGGTGGATTGTCCGTGAAATTTCCCTCGAAGTGGTTTGCAAACGCTTCGGCTTTTTCTGCTGGGGTGTGTGCTGTTGTTTGTCCATGGCTGATAGAATCTGGGAGTTGTCGTCTTCTTCCTACGATGGCGTTTATCTTCTTAAAGCAGTCTGGTCCAGGTTTGATATCTTGGAGTCTTCTTTGTAGCTGGGAGTCCTGGAAATGTTTAACCGCCCGGTCAAACATAACTTGGGTGCATTTTAGTTCCGAATAGGTCCTTCTGTATTCGTCATTCTCCGTGTTGTAGGTCCGATGTAGTATCCGCTGTAGCTTTTTTCTTAGCCTCTGCCTGTGGTTGTTGATGGCGATGATATTCTCTGGCAGGTTCGAGAATCTATCCCTTGATGTCTTCTGGGTCTTCTGGTTGTCCAAGGCGATGTTGACTGCAGTCTCCAATCCGTGGATCGCTCCGTCAATTTCCGTGTTTGTTAGGTTGGCGATGTTGGTCACTTCAGGAAGTCTTGCCTCGGTGTCATCGCGGAATTGTCTCCAGTTGACTTGATCATACCTGATGTGAAACTCCGGATCAGGTTGAGTGGTCAATATCCTCTGTCTGAGTCGAATATCAAGCTCCACAGCAAGATGATCCGAATCCGATGGATGTGTCACACAGCGGTAGTTCTCGAACTGTGAGAGAATGTTGATGAAGCTCGTTGATGCTAAGAAAAAGTCCAGCGTTGATGGTGTCCTCGGGAAGGTGGGTGTTGGTTGCGATACGATGGCCAAAGAATGTCGGTGTGGATTGTTGTCCAGCCAGTCCACGATGGTTTCTCCTTGCGGTGAGCTGATGCTGTCCTGCCATCTGGGGTGTCTGGCGTTGAAGTCTCCTCCAATGATGCAATGGGTGTGCTGGTCTGCGATGTCCATTAGTCTTCTAAGATCCTCCTCGATGTTTCCTTTAGAAGATGCGCATTTCATGTAAATTGACATCAGAATCAGGGTTTCTGATTCCGATGTCTTGATGATGACGCAGGTAGCTTCTGTGGCGTTGAGTCCGTTGATTTTCATCTGTTCCCCTTGGAACAGCTTCCTCATTAGTATGGCGGTTCCTCTTCCTCCGTTGCTGGTTTTGTCCTCTCTGAAGATTTGGTATCCCTCTGGTTGATATTTGTTCCTCGTCTGTAAATTAGTTTCCTGTAAGAAAAGAATATCGGGTTTCTTTGACtttaaaaacaagtttaaaGAAACCCGTCTGGTTATGGAGTAAATAGAGTTTACATTGTAGGTTAGTATTTTAAGggtttttaaatacataattgGCAGATAAGACGGCCAATTATTAATGTTTTTGCCTTATCGTCAAGGCTTGCATAATTGCTTGGGACTATTTGCTTGGCCTTTTGCACTAGAGTGAAAAGGTCAGCTCCAAATAGTCTTTCAGCATCTGCAAAGACGTCTCCTTTGTCCTGGGTCTTCGTTGCTGGTTTTGGTGCTGGGGCAGGTTGTTTCttcgttgttgttgctgctggtgCCTGTTGAGTTGTTTCCTGGGGCTTGGCGGTCTTCGTGGGTTGGCGTCTTTGTGTTGCACGGGCTGCAACGGTGGCAAAGCTCAGTCCTTGTTGGATGGATTCCACTGTCGTCTTCTTCACAGCTTTGGCTTGTTCCACCTTCTTCTCGGCGGCTTTCCTCCTTTCCTCCATTTTCCGTTTTAGGCTGGGGCATCCTTTCCAGCTAGCGGGGTGTCCGGTTTTCTGGCAGTTTACGCAGTAAACGTTGTCATCCTTCGTGTTGTTCTTCGTCCTTGGGCACTCTCCTGGCAAATGCTGGTCCTTGCATTTGACGCATCTGTATCGCATGCCGCAGTTGCTGGCGACATGTCCAAAAGCCTGGCAGTTCTTGCACTGGGTGATGGTGGTAGTCCTGAATTTTTCCCAGTGGATTTTTTGGTTCAGGAGCAGTGTTTTCTTGAAGACTGCTGGGATGTCGCAGTCCTTCTCCAATTCAACAACAAAGTTGTTGTACTCCTTGTCCTTCCTTCCTTTTTGTGGGCTCACGTTGATCGCGTTAATTCCTTCGTGCTTGAGTTCTTCGATTATGTCCTTTACCTCGAATGTGCTATGGACTCCTTTTAGCATCATGAGGACTTTTTTGTCTTCCTTCGGGGTATAGGTGTTGAATTCTGTCTTCCTTTCCTTTAAGTACTCCGTGATTTTCCTGTGGTTGTCCTTGGTCTTCGTTAGGATGACTGTCTTGCCGTTGTTGTAATTCGTGGCCTTGTATGCTACACCCAGTCCTCTTAAATGTCGGTTGAGCTCTGCGACATTCAATTTAAAACAGACAATGGGTGGCATAAGCTTTTACatcaaaataacaatattttttgttatttttgtacttGTAAATGCAACCATTCGATCGCACCGTATAGGTAGTGTatgaaacatacaaaattcacCCTGCATACACTCGCtccaagaataataaaaattataataaaaatatattaaaaaacatcaaaaatatcaaaaatattaaatatttatgtgtcaaataatgacattttgtgttttatgtttatatacaacgtataaaatacataatttttgtttagtcaAACATTCCATTCCAGGTACAGCTgtatgcatgaaaaaaaaaactctgcaaGAATCATAACATTTTGTCGATGTAATCAATGGAcctaataaacaaattttatagcgtaaaaataatataattaagtaaaaaaaataattaaatttcatgttTCAGGCATATATACATCAATTCCAACGcatataatttgtttatttaaacattCCATCTAAGGttttgttcaagaaaaaaaaaagcaaacctaCTATGCAGCTTCTTTTGCAAgaattatgaaattcaacagaAAGGAACGTGTATCcaatggaaaaataaacttaaataatgtACCTACAAGCTGCCTAGATACATATTTCTTAaattcttagaaaaatgtaaaaaaataaagcatatCTACTAAATATTTTGCCTAAAAAGTATTTATCCCCTGCTAGAGGCgtagattgagaaaaaaaaaaattaaaaacctagCTATATTTATTCTAACTAATTTTCAATATGCAATTATTGAATGAAATTGGTTTGTATCTCTTTGAAATTATTTGTGGTCCTGAAAAGGACCGTTTTTTAATATAACGTGTAAAAATCTTAAGCACGTTCACCACGGATACGTCTGGCCAATTGAATGTCCTTTGGCATAATGGTTACACGCTTGGCATGAATAGCGCACAAGTTGGTATCTTCAAAAAGACCAACTAAGTATGCTTCACTTGCTTCTTGAAGCGCCATAACAGCTGAGCTCTGGAAACGCAAATCAGTTTTGAAATCTTGTGCGATTTCACGAACTAAACGTTGGAAAGGCAATTTGCGGATCAACAATTCAGTACTCTTCTGATAACGACGGATTTCACGAAGAGCCACAGTTCCGGGACGATAACGATGTGGTTTCTTTACACCTCCGGTGGCTGGAGCACTTTTACGAGCTGCTTTAGTAGCCAGCTGCTTCCTTGGAGCCTTTCCACCAGTCGATTTACGAGCAGTTTGCTTTGTACGAGccatttttcacaattttatttttattcacactTGAACTAGACACAATCACTAAATAactctgaaaaattttaaaaatcttcttTATCAATACGAGCCTAAATTTGTCTCcgttcagttgttttttttcattctcaaaAGAATTTCCAATTGGAGAGGCAAGAAAAAATAGCATAAATAATGTGGCAGTTGTAGCGCAAAACACAGTTCAACAGTGACTTTTGTGCGGTGAATATCAAATTATCTTAAAGAAAAATGACTGGTCGTGGTAAAGGAGGAAAAGGTTTGGGCAAAGGTGGCGCTAAACGTCATCGTAAAGTGTTGCGTGATAATATCCAAGGTATTACCAAACCAGCAATTCGTCGATTGGCTCGTCGTGGTGGTGTAAAACGTATTTCTGGTCTGATTTACGAAGAAACCCGTGGTGTTCTAAAAGTGTTCCTGGAAAATGTTATCCGTGATGCTGTTACTTACACTGAACACGCCAAGCGTAAGACCGTCACCGCCATGGATGTAGTTTACGCTTTGAAGAGACAAGGGCGTACTCTTTATGGTTTCGGAGGTTAATTTCCTCtcgtttaaaaacaaacaatcggTCCTTTTCAGGACcacaataaaatcttaaattgataTACACTTAAATTTTACTGTTTTAAAATTCATACGTATTGAtcgtctgaaataaaaaaaaatttgattgaaacgaacaagaaaataaaatttttttcaaatatttgaatctacatatatatttgtatatgtatgtggaaatctgaaaaaaaaaaaatatatgaagacagaaaataaaatgaagaaaaagaaaatggctacctgtggtaaattaaattattttttttacctagcTTTGACGCGCCTGAAATAATAAAGTAATTGATAAATtcttagaaaagaaaaataattaaaatattattgctTTTCAAACGAACACATCGATTATTACAAGTCAAACAAAAccaaatccatattttttacctttttatgAATCTTTTACCTAGGTATATTTTTGTAAGTATCTTAAATgcgctatttttttatttttcaatcaaattaagctattttgtatgtgttcgagcgtttttttctattaaaaacaaacaaacaacaacaacaacaacattttaaattaataaaggttcgtaatgaaaaaatcgatgtatCTCTCGTAGAAATGGTTTGTCGTCCTGAAAAGGAcggttttttttgtgtttcttgtttttgcaGCACAATAGGTACCAAATTTAGGCACTCTTTTCGGTTTTCTTTGGCAACAAAACAGCTTGGATATTGGGAAGAACACCACCTTGAGCAATTGTTACACCAGAAAGCAATTTGTTCAATTCCTCGTCATTACGGATGGCCAATTGCAAATGGCGGGGGATGATTCTTGTCTTCTTGTTGTCACGAGCAGCATTTCCCGCCAATTCCAAAACTTCAGCCGCCAAATATTCCATAACAGCTGCCAAATACACTGGGGCACCAGCTCCGACGCGCTCAGCATAGTTACCCTTGCGGAGCAAACGATGGATACGACCAACAGGGAATTGAAGCCCAGCACGGTTTGAGCGGGACTTTGCCTTTCCCTTCACTTTTCCACCTTTACCACGACCAGacatattaaaactttttatttagattaaacaatttaagagaAAAAGACTTGTTCACTTCAGCACTGCACACTGTATTCTGACCGAATCACAAATGCTcacttttatttatacaaatcttGCAGCTGCTCACACATCGAAAAAGCGGTGTGTAAAATTGACAACTGCTCGTACAAACAGGGAACATTAACTGGGGGAAATGTACGGTGAGCTCACAGTTCTCGTTCAATCGTCATAGTGTTCAGTTACTACAACAGTGAAGTgaagtgaaattaaaaatgccGCCCAAGACTAGTGGTAAAGCAGCAAAGAAGGCCGGAAaggcacaaaaaaatatcaccaaGACCGATAAGAAGAAGAAGCGCAAGAGGAAGGAAAGCTACGCAATCTACATTTACAAAGTACTCAAGCAAGTACATCCCGACACTGGTATTTCATCGAAAGCCATGAGCATCATGAACAGTTTTGTAAATGATATCTTCGAAAGGATTGCCGCTGAAGCTTCGCGTTTAGCTCACTACAATAAACGCTCAACAATCACAAGTCGGGAGATCCAAACTGCCGTGCGATTGTTGTTGCCTGGTGAACTTGCCAAGCACGCTGTTAGTGAAGGAACTAAGGCAGTTACCAAATACACAAGCtcgaagtaatttatttactgaatttcttcaataaatggcCCTTTTCAGGGccgcaaaaatatcaaaaagagatACCAaccaaattcacaaaaaaaatctatgatttCTATTAGGGAATttatgtatattgaaaaaaaaaaaattaaatcattctaTTCTcgcattgattttgtttgagaaaattatgtagcgtcgatatgttttttttttttgagaaaactaagtatcgtcgacatattttttttaattttttttttcttttgagaaaACTATGcagcgtcgtcggtcgtcgccaTGTTTTTTTCTCGAGAAAACTATCGAgcatcgacatttttttttagaatattgtAGCATCGATATAATTGTATTGAcataaatttgtaataaaattgaaaatcatcaCATTCTTCGCAtttaatttctaaaattgtttgcagtttgaataaaaatcatagactccatacaaaaaaaaaaacctaaactaaaactgttttgtttggatttgaaggaaaaacctacttcttttctttgttttttttcaatttgtagcAATTGAAGTTTGaat
Proteins encoded in this region:
- the LOC129905485 gene encoding histone H4, translated to MTGRGKGGKGLGKGGAKRHRKVLRDNIQGITKPAIRRLARRGGVKRISGLIYEETRGVLKVFLENVIRDAVTYTEHAKRKTVTAMDVVYALKRQGRTLYGFGG
- the LOC129905481 gene encoding histone H2B, which produces MPPKTSGKAAKKAGKAQKNITKTDKKKKRKRKESYAIYIYKVLKQVHPDTGISSKAMSIMNSFVNDIFERIAAEASRLAHYNKRSTITSREIQTAVRLLLPGELAKHAVSEGTKAVTKYTSSK
- the LOC129905477 gene encoding histone H1-like, which codes for MSDTVAASPAVVAEKKPKKAAASGSKKPKSTPTHPPTQQMVDAAIKTLKERGGSSLLAIKKYIAATYKVDVQKLAPFIKKYLKSAVISGKLVQTKGKGAAGSFKLSALASKEPKAKSAEKKKSAAKPKAAAAGDKKLKKAAGEKKVKKAAATTKKTADKKKVEKPKVKSAKKTTAVKAKPTKAKAAAPKPKVPKAKSATASAAKPKKAVAAKKAKK
- the LOC129905480 gene encoding histone H2A, with the translated sequence MSGRGKGGKVKGKAKSRSNRAGLQFPVGRIHRLLRKGNYAERVGAGAPVYLAAVMEYLAAEVLELAGNAARDNKKTRIIPRHLQLAIRNDEELNKLLSGVTIAQGGVLPNIQAVLLPKKTEKSA
- the LOC129905482 gene encoding histone H2B → MPPKTSGKAAKKAGKAQKNITKTDKKKKRKRKESYAIYIYKVLKQVHPDTGISSKAMSIMNSFVNDIFERIAAEASRLAHYNKRSTITSREIQTAVRLLLPGELAKHAVSEGTKAVTKYTSSK